TTTAAGCCTCCTTCCTTATAATACTTCAGGAGCTAAAGAAACTATTCTCATAAAGTCTTTTGCTCTTAATTCTCTAGCAACAGGTCCAAATATTCTTGTTCCTCTTGGCTCTTTTTTGTCGTTGATTACAACTGCTGCGTTGTCATCAAATTTGATATATGATCCGTCTTGTCTTCTTATTTCCTTTTTAGTTCTAACTACTACAGCTTTGATTACGTCTCCCTTTTTAACGTTTCCGCCAGGATTCGCTTCTTTAACTGAAGCTACAACTATGTCACCGATAGTTCCGAATCTTCTTACAGATCCACCTAAAACTCTGATTACCATTATTTTTTTAGCACCTGAGTTATCAGCAACATTAAGGACAGTTTGTTGTTGTACCATGTTGTACCCTCCTCTCAATCTCTAACTAATTAAGATTACTTAGCTTTTACTATTACTTCAACTAATCTCCATCTCTTATCTTTAGATAATGGCTTAGTTTCCATGATTCTTACTTTATCGCCAGTTTTAGCGATGTTGTTTTCGTCATGAGCCTTAAATTTGTTAGTTCTTTTCATTCTTTTTTTATATAAAGAGTGTAATTTCGTAGTTTCTTCCATAACAACGATAGTTTTATCCATCTTGTCCGAAACAACGATTCCTTCTCTAACTTTTCTTTCGTTTCTCAAGAACCCTACCTCCTCGTTGTACAATGAGTTACTTAACTTTATTAAGCTGTT
This is a stretch of genomic DNA from Psychrilyobacter piezotolerans. It encodes these proteins:
- the rplN gene encoding 50S ribosomal protein L14, with the protein product MVQQQTVLNVADNSGAKKIMVIRVLGGSVRRFGTIGDIVVASVKEANPGGNVKKGDVIKAVVVRTKKEIRRQDGSYIKFDDNAAVVINDKKEPRGTRIFGPVARELRAKDFMRIVSLAPEVL
- the rpsQ gene encoding 30S ribosomal protein S17, with the protein product MRNERKVREGIVVSDKMDKTIVVMEETTKLHSLYKKRMKRTNKFKAHDENNIAKTGDKVRIMETKPLSKDKRWRLVEVIVKAK